One Solibacillus sp. R5-41 DNA segment encodes these proteins:
- a CDS encoding response regulator transcription factor translates to MIDISLKPCIEAGELLIPAINLKIENKITAINTDVTKINYLKQQLLKEQNIYVHMHEDGQYDRLTVEETFRYYTMLYETKIPAEQLWKEFGLQQQLKNKVGELTSSEKRLLSFIQPLLQQKQCIAFIEPFQNLQQVERKIIMHLLSLLQNDEKQIILLSNNLEDLIISSGEIFRLNEQGLHPIQMEEELNEPSKIDTVQLKIEKIPIKKDEKIILFNPPEIDYIESIEGDVFVYVGGESFPCTLTLNDLENRLKPFGFFRCHRSYIVNLQKVREIISWTRNSYSLSLQGFAKAEVPISRNKLTELKDIVGI, encoded by the coding sequence TTGATAGATATTTCACTCAAACCTTGTATAGAGGCTGGAGAACTTTTAATTCCAGCGATTAATTTAAAAATCGAAAATAAAATAACGGCTATTAATACCGATGTTACGAAGATAAATTATTTAAAGCAGCAATTATTAAAAGAACAAAATATTTATGTACATATGCATGAAGATGGACAATACGATCGGTTAACAGTAGAGGAAACTTTTCGTTATTACACAATGCTTTATGAGACAAAGATTCCCGCAGAACAGCTTTGGAAGGAATTTGGGCTTCAGCAACAATTAAAAAACAAAGTAGGCGAGTTAACTTCAAGTGAAAAACGCTTATTGAGCTTTATTCAACCTCTTTTACAGCAAAAACAATGCATCGCTTTCATTGAACCATTTCAAAATTTGCAGCAAGTAGAACGTAAAATTATTATGCACTTACTATCATTGCTACAGAACGATGAAAAACAAATTATTTTGTTATCGAATAATCTTGAAGACTTAATTATTTCGAGTGGTGAAATTTTCAGGTTGAATGAACAAGGCTTACATCCTATACAAATGGAGGAAGAACTAAATGAGCCTTCCAAAATTGATACCGTTCAATTAAAAATTGAAAAAATTCCAATAAAGAAAGATGAAAAAATTATCCTCTTTAACCCGCCAGAAATCGATTATATAGAAAGTATAGAAGGGGATGTGTTTGTTTATGTGGGAGGAGAGTCCTTTCCTTGCACATTGACATTAAATGACTTAGAAAATCGCTTAAAACCATTTGGATTTTTTAGATGCCATCGCTCTTATATTGTCAATTTACAAAAGGTAAGGGAAATAATTTCGTGGACACGTAATAGTTACAGCCTATCCTTGCAAGGCTTTGCGAAAGCTGAAGTGCCAATTTCTAGAAATAAGCTCACAGAATTAAAGGATATTGTCGGAATATGA
- a CDS encoding ABC transporter ATP-binding protein → MSKIIDVQNLQMKFGKEEALKDVSFSVEKGEIFGFLGPSGSGKTTTIKILTAQLTHSSGKASVFQQNAADMNQVKNKQKIGILTDNSGLYGRLSIEENLLLYCNLYGLPKSAIDEALQFVNLQNERKKKVNNLSKGMTQRVILARTIMHKPQLLFLDEPTSALDPVNTQHIYKGLRKLNELGTTIFLTTHDMSEAETLCDRVAFLHKGEIQEIGDPAMLKKKYSDNSFTVELTDGEKHVLLNGQEDAQRLFNWMSAQQVERINTNEPSLGDIFVQLTGSDL, encoded by the coding sequence ATGTCAAAAATTATTGATGTACAAAATTTGCAAATGAAGTTCGGGAAGGAAGAAGCGTTAAAGGACGTTTCCTTTTCTGTTGAGAAAGGGGAAATATTCGGCTTTCTTGGCCCAAGTGGCTCAGGGAAAACAACGACAATCAAAATCTTAACTGCGCAGCTAACGCATTCATCTGGGAAAGCTTCCGTATTTCAACAAAATGCAGCGGACATGAATCAAGTGAAAAACAAGCAGAAGATTGGCATACTTACAGATAATAGTGGACTATACGGACGTTTATCTATAGAAGAAAACTTATTACTGTATTGTAACTTATACGGGCTACCAAAAAGTGCAATTGATGAAGCACTGCAATTTGTTAATTTACAAAATGAGCGCAAGAAAAAAGTGAATAACCTATCTAAAGGGATGACACAGCGAGTAATTTTGGCGCGTACGATTATGCATAAACCACAATTATTATTTTTAGACGAACCAACATCTGCATTAGACCCTGTAAATACACAGCATATTTATAAAGGGTTGCGAAAGCTTAATGAACTTGGTACGACAATTTTTTTAACTACGCATGATATGTCGGAAGCGGAAACGCTATGTGACCGGGTTGCGTTTTTGCATAAAGGTGAAATTCAAGAAATCGGGGATCCAGCGATGCTGAAAAAGAAATATAGTGATAATTCCTTCACTGTTGAATTAACCGATGGAGAGAAACATGTTTTACTTAATGGTCAAGAAGACGCACAACGATTATTCAATTGGATGAGTGCGCAACAAGTAGAGCGAATTAACACAAACGAACCATCACTAGGTGATATTTTCGTACAATTAACTGGGAGTGACTTATAA
- a CDS encoding ABC transporter permease → MNISIKRIQAIFMKDYKEFSRNFAVSSVMLVPLVLALVYGKSGSNSIQTYIFPINMTFSMVTAYMQACLIAEEKERNTLRSLMMSPASIADILLGKSVLVFIITAFILGFSMFLVGYTPENIPVLVAALAVSTVFYIGVGIICGLYTKTVMEASLASLPVMIIFSLAPLAMQLGETHIVYKIVQWLPSSQLLILAIQIYEQVPTMDLITPILVMFVWSVVAIIISVVLFKKRTKDE, encoded by the coding sequence ATGAACATTTCAATTAAACGAATTCAAGCCATTTTCATGAAGGACTATAAGGAATTTTCAAGGAATTTTGCTGTTTCATCTGTCATGTTAGTTCCTCTGGTCCTTGCGTTAGTTTATGGGAAAAGTGGAAGCAATTCGATACAGACATATATCTTCCCGATTAATATGACATTTTCAATGGTAACGGCCTATATGCAGGCTTGCTTAATTGCAGAAGAAAAGGAGCGCAATACTTTACGTAGCTTAATGATGTCTCCAGCGTCAATCGCCGATATTTTACTTGGCAAAAGTGTATTAGTTTTTATAATAACGGCATTTATTTTAGGGTTCTCTATGTTTTTAGTAGGCTATACACCAGAAAACATTCCAGTGCTTGTAGCGGCGTTAGCCGTATCAACTGTTTTTTACATTGGAGTGGGGATTATTTGTGGATTATATACAAAAACGGTTATGGAAGCGTCTCTCGCTAGTTTACCAGTTATGATTATTTTCTCTCTTGCTCCGCTTGCAATGCAACTAGGGGAAACGCATATTGTTTATAAAATCGTCCAATGGTTACCGAGTTCGCAGCTCTTAATATTAGCAATTCAAATTTATGAGCAAGTGCCTACAATGGATTTAATAACACCGATTCTTGTCATGTTCGTTTGGTCGGTAGTTGCGATTATTATTTCAGTTGTGCTCTTTAAAAAGCGAACAAAAGATGAATAA
- a CDS encoding cold-shock protein — MQQGTVKWFNSEKGFGFIEVEGGNDVFVHFSAIQGEGFKSLDEGQKVEFEVEEGNRGPQATNVTKL; from the coding sequence ATGCAACAAGGTACAGTAAAATGGTTTAACTCAGAAAAAGGTTTCGGTTTCATCGAAGTTGAAGGCGGAAACGACGTATTCGTACACTTCTCTGCTATCCAAGGCGAAGGATTCAAATCTTTAGACGAAGGTCAAAAAGTTGAATTCGAAGTTGAAGAAGGCAACCGTGGCCCACAAGCTACTAACGTAACAAAACTTTAA